One genomic segment of Capricornis sumatraensis isolate serow.1 chromosome 6, serow.2, whole genome shotgun sequence includes these proteins:
- the CDK20 gene encoding cyclin-dependent kinase 20 isoform X1 — MEQYCILGRIGEGAHGIVFKAKHVETGEIVALKKVALRRLEDGIPNQVLREIKALQEIEDSQYVVQLKAVFPHGAGFVLAFEFMLSDLAEVVRHTQRPLAQAQVKSYLQMLLKGVAFCHANNIVHRDLKPANLLISASGQLKIADFGLARVFSPDGNRLYTHQVATRWYRAPELLYGARQYDQGVDLWAVGCILGELLNGSPLFPGENDIEQLCCVLRILGTPSPQVWPEITELPDYNKISFKEQAPVPLEEVLPDASPQALDLLGRFLLYPPQQRISASQALLHHCFFTAPLPVHPSALPIPQRPGGPAPKAHPGPPHAHDFHVDRPLEESLLNPELIRPFIPEG; from the exons ATGGAGCAGTACTGCATCTTGGGGCGCATAGGGGAGGGTGCGCACGGCATCGTCTTCAAAGCCAAGCACGTGGAG ACTGGAGAGATCGTTGCCCTCAAGAAGGTGGCCCTGCGGCGGCTGGAGGATGGCATTCCCAACCAGGTCCTACGGGAGATCAAGGCCCTGCAGGAGATCGAAGACAGTCAGTAT GTTGTGCAGTTGAAGGCCGTGTTCCCACATGGTGCAGGCTTCGTGCTGGCCTTCGAGTTCATGCTGTCAGATCTGGCTGAGGTGGTGCGCCATACCCAGAGGCCACTGGCCCAGGCGCAGGTCAAGAGCTACTTACAGATGCTGCTCAAGGGCGTCGCCTTCTGCCATGCCAACAACATTGTGCATCGG GACCTGAAACCAGCCAACCTGCTTATCAGTGCCTCAGGCCAGCTCAAGATAGCGGACTTTGGCCTGGCCCGGGTCTTTTCCCCAGATGGCAACCGCCTCTACACACACCAGGTGGCCACCAG GTGGTACCGAGCCCCCGAGCTCCTGTATGGTGCCCGCCAGTACGATCAAGGTGTCGACCTCTG GGCCGTGGGCTGTATCCTGGGGGAGCTGTTGAACGGGTCCCCCCTTTTCCCAGGAGAGAATGACATCGAACAGCTTTGCTGTGTGCTTCGAATCTTGGGCACCCCCAGTCCTCAAGTCTGGCCG gagatcactGAGCTGCCTGACTACAACAAGATCTCCTTCAAGGAGCAGGCGCCCGTGCCCCTGGAGGAGGTGCTGCCCGACGCCTCTCCCCAGGCCTTGGACCTGCTAGGGCGGTTCCTCCTCTACCCACCACAGCAGCGCATCTCTGCCTCCCAG GCCCTCCTGCACCACTGCTTCTTCACAGCTCCCCTGCCTGTCCACCCCTCGGCGCTGCCGATCCCCCAGCGCCCGGGGGGACCTGCACCCAAGGCCCACCCAGGACCCCCGCACGCCCATGACTTCCACGTGGACCGGCCTCTCGAGGAGTCACTGTTGAACCCGGAGCTGATTCGGCCTTTCATCCCGGAGGGCTGA
- the CDK20 gene encoding cyclin-dependent kinase 20 isoform X2, with translation MEQYCILGRIGEGAHGIVFKAKHVETGEIVALKKVALRRLEDGIPNQVLREIKALQEIEDSQYVVQLKAVFPHGAGFVLAFEFMLSDLAEVVRHTQRPLAQAQVKSYLQMLLKGVAFCHANNIVHRDLKPANLLISASGQLKIADFGLARVFSPDGNRLYTHQVATRAVGCILGELLNGSPLFPGENDIEQLCCVLRILGTPSPQVWPEITELPDYNKISFKEQAPVPLEEVLPDASPQALDLLGRFLLYPPQQRISASQALLHHCFFTAPLPVHPSALPIPQRPGGPAPKAHPGPPHAHDFHVDRPLEESLLNPELIRPFIPEG, from the exons ATGGAGCAGTACTGCATCTTGGGGCGCATAGGGGAGGGTGCGCACGGCATCGTCTTCAAAGCCAAGCACGTGGAG ACTGGAGAGATCGTTGCCCTCAAGAAGGTGGCCCTGCGGCGGCTGGAGGATGGCATTCCCAACCAGGTCCTACGGGAGATCAAGGCCCTGCAGGAGATCGAAGACAGTCAGTAT GTTGTGCAGTTGAAGGCCGTGTTCCCACATGGTGCAGGCTTCGTGCTGGCCTTCGAGTTCATGCTGTCAGATCTGGCTGAGGTGGTGCGCCATACCCAGAGGCCACTGGCCCAGGCGCAGGTCAAGAGCTACTTACAGATGCTGCTCAAGGGCGTCGCCTTCTGCCATGCCAACAACATTGTGCATCGG GACCTGAAACCAGCCAACCTGCTTATCAGTGCCTCAGGCCAGCTCAAGATAGCGGACTTTGGCCTGGCCCGGGTCTTTTCCCCAGATGGCAACCGCCTCTACACACACCAGGTGGCCACCAG GGCCGTGGGCTGTATCCTGGGGGAGCTGTTGAACGGGTCCCCCCTTTTCCCAGGAGAGAATGACATCGAACAGCTTTGCTGTGTGCTTCGAATCTTGGGCACCCCCAGTCCTCAAGTCTGGCCG gagatcactGAGCTGCCTGACTACAACAAGATCTCCTTCAAGGAGCAGGCGCCCGTGCCCCTGGAGGAGGTGCTGCCCGACGCCTCTCCCCAGGCCTTGGACCTGCTAGGGCGGTTCCTCCTCTACCCACCACAGCAGCGCATCTCTGCCTCCCAG GCCCTCCTGCACCACTGCTTCTTCACAGCTCCCCTGCCTGTCCACCCCTCGGCGCTGCCGATCCCCCAGCGCCCGGGGGGACCTGCACCCAAGGCCCACCCAGGACCCCCGCACGCCCATGACTTCCACGTGGACCGGCCTCTCGAGGAGTCACTGTTGAACCCGGAGCTGATTCGGCCTTTCATCCCGGAGGGCTGA